A single window of Streptomyces cathayae DNA harbors:
- a CDS encoding sugar porter family MFS transporter: MTSPAQAQTSGAGTAHPEHLGHVIFITAAAAMGGFLFGYDSSVINGAVEAIRDRYDIGSATLAQVIAVALIGCAIGAATAGRIADRVGRIRVMQIAAVLFTVSAIGSAVPFSLYDLAFWRIVGGVAIGMASVIGPAYIAEVAPPAYRGRLGSFQQAAIVVGIAVSQLVNWGILNAAGGDQRGKLLGLEAWQLMLGVMVVPAVLYGLLSFAIPESPRYLISVGKHERARKILEEVEGKNVDLDTRVREIETAMHSEEKSRFKDLLGGSFFFKPIVWVGIGLSVFQQFVGINVAFYYSATLWQSVGVDPADSFFYSFTTSIINIVGTVIAMIFVDRIGRRPLAIIGSSGMVIGLALEAWAFSFDLVDGKLPATQGWVALVAAHMFVLFFALSWGVVVWVMLGEMFPNRIRAAALGVAAAAQWIANWAITASFPSLAEWNLSTTYMIYTFFAALSIPFVLKFVKETKGKALEEMG, translated from the coding sequence GTGACCAGCCCAGCGCAGGCACAGACGTCAGGAGCCGGGACGGCTCACCCCGAGCATCTCGGGCACGTCATCTTCATCACAGCGGCAGCTGCCATGGGCGGCTTCCTCTTCGGTTACGACAGCTCCGTGATCAACGGCGCCGTCGAGGCCATCCGGGACCGCTACGACATCGGCTCGGCCACGCTCGCCCAGGTCATCGCCGTCGCGCTGATCGGCTGTGCCATCGGTGCCGCGACCGCCGGCCGCATAGCCGACCGTGTCGGCCGCATCCGGGTCATGCAGATCGCCGCGGTCCTGTTCACCGTCAGCGCCATCGGTTCCGCCGTTCCCTTCTCCCTCTACGACCTCGCCTTCTGGCGGATCGTCGGCGGTGTCGCCATCGGTATGGCCTCGGTGATCGGCCCGGCCTACATCGCCGAGGTCGCCCCGCCCGCCTACCGCGGCCGGCTCGGCTCCTTCCAGCAGGCCGCGATCGTCGTCGGCATCGCCGTGTCGCAGCTGGTCAACTGGGGCATCCTGAACGCCGCCGGCGGCGACCAGCGCGGCAAGCTGCTGGGCCTGGAGGCATGGCAGCTGATGCTCGGCGTCATGGTCGTCCCGGCCGTGCTGTACGGACTGCTCTCCTTCGCCATCCCCGAGTCCCCCCGCTACCTGATCTCGGTCGGCAAGCACGAGCGCGCCCGGAAGATCCTCGAAGAGGTCGAGGGCAAGAACGTCGACCTGGACACCCGCGTCCGCGAGATCGAGACGGCGATGCACAGCGAGGAGAAGTCCCGCTTCAAGGACCTCCTCGGCGGCAGCTTCTTCTTCAAGCCGATCGTCTGGGTCGGGATCGGCCTGTCGGTCTTCCAGCAGTTCGTCGGCATCAACGTCGCGTTCTACTACTCGGCGACGCTGTGGCAGTCGGTCGGCGTCGACCCGGCGGACTCGTTCTTCTACTCCTTCACCACGTCGATCATCAACATCGTCGGCACCGTCATCGCGATGATCTTCGTCGACCGCATCGGCCGCAGGCCGCTCGCGATCATCGGCTCCTCCGGCATGGTGATCGGCCTCGCGCTGGAGGCCTGGGCGTTCTCCTTCGACCTCGTCGACGGCAAGCTGCCCGCCACCCAGGGCTGGGTCGCGCTGGTCGCCGCCCACATGTTCGTGCTCTTCTTCGCCCTGTCGTGGGGTGTGGTCGTCTGGGTCATGCTCGGCGAGATGTTCCCGAACCGGATCCGCGCCGCCGCACTGGGCGTGGCCGCCGCCGCGCAGTGGATCGCCAACTGGGCCATCACCGCGAGCTTCCCGTCGCTGGCCGAGTGGAACCTGTCGACCACCTACATGATCTACACGTTCTTCGCGGCGCTCTCCATCCCGTTCGTCCTGAAGTTCGTCAAGGAGACGAAGGGCAAGGCCCTGGAGGAAATGGGCTGA
- a CDS encoding bifunctional DNA primase/polymerase produces MGFTIGISRGIRDIRSGSRRRGRASDGTVVAEYTGLWGWDVVPGARAAAGACSCGRAGCRAPGAHPLDLAPEIPAGAPLDDVTEIWAGYPGAAMMLPVGRAFDVIEVAEPAGCRALARLERMGLPVGPVAATPDGRAQFFVAPGAAAALPELLYRMGWDDPAALDLRGLGPGTHITAPASDRGGLGPVRWLRSPALDSVPRPPEARLVLGTLAYVVHRSQA; encoded by the coding sequence ATGGGCTTCACGATCGGCATCAGCCGGGGCATCCGCGACATCCGGTCCGGCTCACGCCGCCGGGGCCGCGCGTCGGACGGCACCGTGGTGGCGGAGTACACCGGGCTGTGGGGCTGGGACGTGGTGCCGGGCGCCCGCGCCGCGGCCGGCGCCTGCTCCTGCGGCCGGGCGGGATGCCGGGCCCCGGGGGCGCATCCGCTCGACCTCGCCCCGGAGATCCCCGCCGGGGCTCCGCTGGACGACGTGACGGAGATCTGGGCCGGTTACCCGGGTGCCGCGATGATGCTGCCGGTCGGGCGGGCGTTCGACGTGATCGAGGTGGCCGAGCCCGCCGGGTGCCGCGCCCTGGCCCGGCTGGAGCGCATGGGCCTGCCCGTCGGCCCGGTCGCCGCCACCCCGGACGGCCGGGCCCAGTTCTTCGTCGCCCCCGGCGCCGCCGCCGCGCTCCCCGAGCTGCTCTACCGCATGGGCTGGGACGACCCGGCCGCCCTCGATCTGCGCGGCCTCGGCCCCGGTACGCACATCACGGCACCGGCGTCGGACCGGGGCGGCCTCGGCCCGGTGCGCTGGCTGCGCTCCCCCGCCCTCGACTCGGTTCCCCGCCCGCCCGAGGCCCGTCTGGTCCTGGGCACGCTGGCGTACGTCGTGCACCGGTCGCAGGCGTAG
- the ftsY gene encoding signal recognition particle-docking protein FtsY, translated as MDIVILAVVIAVVVFGVLGGLIVGSRRKKQPPPPPPTTPDITAPPAEPHVGDEAETPREEPRRTIEEVDLPDGSAPVVVEEPLAEAPAIEIPEPTAGRLVRLRARLSRSQNALGKGLLVLLSREHLDEDTWEEVEDTLLTADVGVRPTQELVERLRERVKVLGTRTPVELRGLLREELITLVDPTMDRIVRTETETGGPGVVMVVGVNGTGKTTTTGKLARVLVADGNTVVLGAADTFRAAAADQLQTWGERVGAHTVRGPEGGDPASVAFDAVKEGKEMGAGVVLIDTAGRLHTKTGLMDELGKVKRVVEKQAPLDEVLLVLDATTGQNGLVQARVFAEVVDITGIVLTKLDGTAKGGIVIAVQRELGVPVKLIGLGEGADDLAPFEPEAFVDALIGE; from the coding sequence ATGGACATCGTCATCCTTGCTGTAGTCATCGCCGTGGTCGTGTTCGGTGTGCTCGGCGGGCTCATCGTCGGCAGCCGCCGCAAGAAGCAGCCGCCCCCGCCGCCGCCCACCACGCCCGACATCACCGCCCCCCCGGCCGAGCCGCACGTCGGCGACGAGGCCGAGACGCCGCGGGAGGAACCGCGGCGCACCATCGAGGAGGTTGATCTTCCGGACGGCTCCGCCCCGGTCGTCGTCGAGGAGCCGCTCGCCGAGGCTCCCGCGATCGAGATCCCGGAGCCCACCGCCGGCCGTCTCGTCCGGCTGCGAGCCCGTCTCTCCCGTTCACAGAACGCCCTGGGCAAGGGCCTGCTCGTCCTGCTCTCCCGAGAGCACCTCGACGAGGACACCTGGGAGGAGGTCGAGGACACCCTGCTCACCGCCGATGTCGGCGTGCGGCCCACCCAGGAGCTGGTCGAGCGGCTGCGTGAGCGCGTGAAGGTGCTCGGCACCCGCACCCCCGTCGAACTGCGCGGGCTGCTCCGCGAGGAGCTGATCACCCTGGTCGATCCCACGATGGACCGCATCGTGCGCACCGAGACCGAGACCGGTGGTCCGGGCGTCGTGATGGTCGTGGGGGTCAACGGCACCGGCAAGACCACCACCACCGGCAAGCTCGCCCGTGTGCTGGTCGCCGACGGCAACACCGTCGTCCTCGGCGCCGCGGACACGTTCCGCGCCGCCGCCGCCGACCAGCTCCAGACCTGGGGCGAGCGCGTCGGTGCCCACACCGTGCGCGGCCCGGAGGGCGGCGACCCGGCCTCCGTCGCGTTCGACGCGGTCAAGGAGGGCAAGGAGATGGGTGCGGGCGTCGTGCTCATCGACACCGCCGGCCGACTGCACACCAAGACCGGCCTGATGGACGAGCTCGGCAAGGTCAAGCGGGTCGTGGAGAAGCAGGCCCCGCTGGACGAGGTGCTGCTCGTGCTCGACGCCACCACCGGTCAGAACGGCCTGGTCCAGGCCCGGGTCTTCGCCGAGGTCGTCGACATCACCGGCATCGTGCTCACCAAGCTGGACGGAACGGCCAAGGGCGGCATCGTGATCGCCGTCCAGCGCGAACTGGGCGTCCCGGTCAAGCTGATCGGTCTCGGCGAGGGCGCGGACGACCTGGCACCGTTCGAGCCCGAGGCGTTCGTGGACGCGCTCATCGGGGAGTGA